TCCTCCAGCACGCGCCGGTAGAGCCGGCTCGAGCGCCCGTAGCCCGCTATGGCGGTAGCGACCTCCAACGCGTACGCGTCCTTCGAGCCCATCGGCGGCCCGTGGAAGCCGAGCCACATATAGGCGGCGCCGATGTCCATCGGGACGACGACGTCGCGGCGGCCGAGCTGCGGCGGCTCGTAGAAGGCCTCCTCCGGGAAACCCCTCCCCCGCGGCAGCGCGCCGAAGGTCTCGCGTATCTTCGCCAGCGTCTGCCCGGCGTCGACGTCGCCCGCTACTACCACCACGGCTCGCTCCGGAACGTAATACCGGTCGTAGTAATCGATAAGGTCCTCGCGGGAAATTTTAACGAAGAGCTCCTCGAAGCCGATAATGGGATAGCGCACCGGGTGCTCGCGGAACATAGTGTAGAAAAAGGCCTTCTGCAGGACGCGGTTGGGTTCGTCCTGGCCCATACGGATCTCGTTTATTATAATTTCGCGCTGGTTCTCGAGCTGCTCCGGCAGGAACGCCGCGTGGAAGACGCGCTCCTCGAGGTGCTCGAGCGCCTGGTCGGTCTTGTCGGCGCGGACGGCGATGTGGTAGCAGACGTGGTCCTTCCAGGTATACGCGTTATACGCCCCGCCCATCTCGGACACCGCGGCCTCGAGCTCGGCCTTGGAGTGCTTGTCGGTCCGCTCGCCCAGCATGTGCTCGAGGAGGTGCGACGTGCCCGCGCCCAAGTACCTCCCCTCGTAGATGGAACCCGCCCGGACGTAGACGCGCGCCGCGGCCACGGGGTTGGCGTGGTCCTCGGCGACGATGGCTATCAGGCCGTTATCCAACACTTCCCGGACGGCCTCAACGCCTAAAGCCGAAGCGGCCGCGAGCGCCGCGGCCAGCGTGCAGACTATTATGGTCCTCATATATTTACCTCAATACTTCTTGCGAACCGTTACGGGTATCTCCAACTCGCCGAAGAAGGTGTCCAGGTAAACGGTCGCCTGGAGGGTGTACGTTACGCCACCCCTATTCATTATTTGGTTTAAGACGCCCTTGCCCAGGTTCTTGAGCGGCGTCTTCATGGTGAACGCTATTACCCTGGTCTCGCCCGGCGGGACCTTTTCCTGGCGCCGGTGCCACCCCTCGGCGACGGCGTTCTTATCGCTCCACAGCTTGTACGAAAAGCGGTCGACGATGACCTCGACGTCGTTGGGGTTGTAGACGGAAAGCTCGAGCAGGAGGTCGACGTCGGCGAGCGACACGCTCTTGACCTCGACGTCGGCCAGGTCGAACTCGCAATCCTTGAGCGCCGTGCGTTTCGCGACCAGGCCGCAGCCGAGCACGGATAACGCCAACGCGACGGCCATCGGCCATCCGTATCGTAAAAACCCGGTTCGCAGCATCTCGATCGTCACGCCTCGAGACCGCCGCGCGGCCCCGAGCTTACGGACGCGTATTCCCGGACCTATTTCTTCGAGCCCTTGCTCTTGTCGAACGCTTCGATGAAAGGCCGGAAGAGGTCGATGGGAACCGGGAACAGCGTCGTCGAGTTGTTCTCCGCGGCGACTTCTTTCAAAGTCTGCAAGAATCGCAGCTGCAGCGCGGCCGGCGCGGTCTGGATGATGGTCGCGGCCTCGGTAAGCCTCTGGGCCGCCTGGTACTCGCCCTCGGCGTTGATGACCTTGGCGCGTCGTTCGCGCTCCGCCTCCGCCTGGCGGGCCATCGCCCGCTGCATCTCGATGGGCAGGTCGACGTGTTTGACCTCGACCATGGAGACCTTGATGCCCCAGGGG
This is a stretch of genomic DNA from bacterium. It encodes these proteins:
- a CDS encoding LEA type 2 family protein → MTIEMLRTGFLRYGWPMAVALALSVLGCGLVAKRTALKDCEFDLADVEVKSVSLADVDLLLELSVYNPNDVEVIVDRFSYKLWSDKNAVAEGWHRRQEKVPPGETRVIAFTMKTPLKNLGKGVLNQIMNRGGVTYTLQATVYLDTFFGELEIPVTVRKKY